The nucleotide sequence GAGGGCAGCTTCACCATCCAGGGTGGCGGCAACGGCATGCACGGTGGCGGCAATACGGATTGCTGCCTGCACCTGTTCCTGCGTTAAACCGTTCTGGCGCACGATTTTCTCGTGGCTTTCCATGCACATGCCGCATCCGTTGATGGCAGAGACGGCCAGAGACCACAGCTCAAAATCGACCTTGTCGACACCGGGCTTGGCCATGACGTTCATTCGCAGCCGGGCCGGCAGGTTCGCGTAATCACCACCCACCAGATGCACGAAGCGGTAATAGACATTGTTCATGCCCATGATGGCAGCGGCAGCCTTGGCAGCCGCGAGG is from Granulibacter bethesdensis and encodes:
- a CDS encoding carboxymuconolactone decarboxylase family protein, encoding MSIENLKSALPEYAKDLKLNLGSLANEDVLNQQQKAGTFIASALAARSNTVTAAILAEFGPRLSAEALAAAKAAAAIMGMNNVYYRFVHLVGGDYANLPARLRMNVMAKPGVDKVDFELWSLAVSAINGCGMCMESHEKIVRQNGLTQEQVQAAIRIAATVHAVAATLDGEAALS